From a single Panulirus ornatus isolate Po-2019 chromosome 69, ASM3632096v1, whole genome shotgun sequence genomic region:
- the slmb gene encoding beta-TrCP isoform X3: MTVIYDNNTSPMSVTTSGGIRGGDGVSDSEESESTTTITLSHSSGGVGGGGGGRRKKESTARYNNEREMCLQYFEKWSEQDQLEFMEHLLSRMCHYQHGHINAFLKPMLQRDFITLLPKKGLDHVAEKILSYLDAKSLREAELVCKEWHRVIADGLLWKKLIERKVRTDPLWRGLSERKGWGMYLFKPRPGEQHPGHSYYRKLYPKIIQDIQTIEANWRMGRHNLQRINCRSENSKGVYCLQYDDQKIVSGLRDNTIKIWDRSSLQCNKVRGVLTGHTGSVLCLQYDERVIISGSSDSTVRVWDVKTGDMTNTLIHHCEAVLHLRFNNGMMVTCSKDRSIAVWDMVSPTEINLRRVLVGHRAAVNVVDFDEKYIVSASGDRTIKVWSTGTCEFVRTLNGHKRGIACLQYRDRLVVSGSSDNTIRLWDIECGACLRILEGHEELVRCIRFDNKRIVSGAYDGKIKVWDLQAALDPRAPAGTLCLRTLVEHSGRVFRLQFDEFQIVSSSHDDTILIWDFLNCSPPDSSGPPGGRGCSPTVDAS; this comes from the exons ATGACGGTGATCTATGACAACAACACATCCCCCATGAGTGTCACAACTAGTGGTGGCAttcgaggtggtgatggagtcaGTGACAGTGAAGAATCAGAATCTACTACCACAATAACCCTCAGTCACTCctcgggtggtgttggaggagggggtggggggcgtcGTAAAAAAGAATCCACTGCTCGATATAACAATGAGCGAGAGATGTGCCTTCAGTATTTTGAaaaatggagtgaacaagatcaGTTGGAATTTATGGAACACTTATTGTCACGCATGTGTCACTACCAGCATGGACACATTAATGCCTTCCTTAAACCCATGCTTCAAAGGGACTTCATTACTCTTCTTCCAA AAAAGGGTTTAGACCATGTAGCAGAAAAAATTTTAAGTTATTTAGATGCCAAGTCATTACGGGAAGCAGAGTTAGTGTGTAAAGAATGGCATCGTGTTATTGCTGACGGACTCCTATGGAAGAAATTAATAGAAAGAAAAGTACGCACAGATCCTCTTTGGAGAGGGCTCTCAGAAAGAAAGGGATG GGGTATGTATCTCTTCAAGCCAAGACCTGGGGAACAGCACCCAGGACATTCCTATTATCGAAAGCTCTACCCAAAGATTATCCAG GATATACAAACTATAGAAGCAAACTGGAGAATGGGCAGACATAATTTACAAAGGATAAACTGTCGTTCAGAAAACTCCAAAGGTGTCTACTGCTTACAATATGATGATCAG AAAATTGTATCGGGCCTTCGAGACAACACAATCAAAATTTGGGATCGTTCTTCTCTTCAGTGTAACAAGGTACGAGGG GTGTTGACGGGACACACAGGGTCAGTTTTATGCTTACAGTATGATGAGCGTGTAATTATCAGTGGATCTTCAGATTCTACTGTTAGAGTGTGGGATGTTAAAACTGGAGATATGACCAATACGCTTATCCATCACTGTGAGGCTGTTCTTCATTTACGCTTTAACAATGGGATGATGGTAACGTGTTCTAAG GACCGCTCTATTGCTGTCTGGGATATGGTATCTCCAACTGAAATTAATCTAAGACGTGTTCTAGTGGGTCATAGAGCAGCTGTAAATGTTGTTGATTTTGATGAGAAATATATTGTTAGTGCATCTGGTGACAGAACCATAAAG GTGTGGAGTACAGGAACATGTGAATTTGTCCGGACACTGAATGGACATAAAAGGGGTATTGCTTGTCTCCAGTATCGGGATAGACTAGTAGTCAGTGGTTCCTCAGATAATACTATAAG GTTATGGGACATAGAGTGTGGAGCGTGTTTGCGGATACTTGAGGGTCATGAAGAATTAGTCCGCTGCATTAGATTCGACAACAAGAGGATAGTGTCTGGCGCATATGATGG GAAAATCAAGGTATGGGATCTTCAGGCTGCCTTAGATCCTCGTGCTCCTGCTGGCACCCTGTGTCTCCGAACTTTAGTG GAACATTCTGGACGAGTGTTTCGCTTGCAGTTTGATGAATTCCAGATAGTGTCCTCTTCTCATGATGACACCATCCTCATCTGGGATTTCCTTAATTGCTCTCCACCAGACTCTTCTGGGCCGCCTGGTGGCCGGGGTTGCTCACCAACTGTAGATGCAAG CTAA
- the slmb gene encoding beta-TrCP isoform X2 translates to METEPLLDDSLDSVEAPMTVIYDNNTSPMSVTTSGGIRGGDGVSDSEESESTTTITLSHSSGGVGGGGGGRRKKESTARYNNEREMCLQYFEKWSEQDQLEFMEHLLSRMCHYQHGHINAFLKPMLQRDFITLLPKKGLDHVAEKILSYLDAKSLREAELVCKEWHRVIADGLLWKKLIERKVRTDPLWRGLSERKGWGMYLFKPRPGEQHPGHSYYRKLYPKIIQDIQTIEANWRMGRHNLQRINCRSENSKGVYCLQYDDQKIVSGLRDNTIKIWDRSSLQCNKVLTGHTGSVLCLQYDERVIISGSSDSTVRVWDVKTGDMTNTLIHHCEAVLHLRFNNGMMVTCSKDRSIAVWDMVSPTEINLRRVLVGHRAAVNVVDFDEKYIVSASGDRTIKVWSTGTCEFVRTLNGHKRGIACLQYRDRLVVSGSSDNTIRLWDIECGACLRILEGHEELVRCIRFDNKRIVSGAYDGKIKVWDLQAALDPRAPAGTLCLRTLVEHSGRVFRLQFDEFQIVSSSHDDTILIWDFLNCSPPDSSGPPGGRGCSPTVDAS, encoded by the exons ATGGAAACTGAACCTCTTTTGGACGATAGTCTAGATTCAGTTGAG GCACCCATGACGGTGATCTATGACAACAACACATCCCCCATGAGTGTCACAACTAGTGGTGGCAttcgaggtggtgatggagtcaGTGACAGTGAAGAATCAGAATCTACTACCACAATAACCCTCAGTCACTCctcgggtggtgttggaggagggggtggggggcgtcGTAAAAAAGAATCCACTGCTCGATATAACAATGAGCGAGAGATGTGCCTTCAGTATTTTGAaaaatggagtgaacaagatcaGTTGGAATTTATGGAACACTTATTGTCACGCATGTGTCACTACCAGCATGGACACATTAATGCCTTCCTTAAACCCATGCTTCAAAGGGACTTCATTACTCTTCTTCCAA AAAAGGGTTTAGACCATGTAGCAGAAAAAATTTTAAGTTATTTAGATGCCAAGTCATTACGGGAAGCAGAGTTAGTGTGTAAAGAATGGCATCGTGTTATTGCTGACGGACTCCTATGGAAGAAATTAATAGAAAGAAAAGTACGCACAGATCCTCTTTGGAGAGGGCTCTCAGAAAGAAAGGGATG GGGTATGTATCTCTTCAAGCCAAGACCTGGGGAACAGCACCCAGGACATTCCTATTATCGAAAGCTCTACCCAAAGATTATCCAG GATATACAAACTATAGAAGCAAACTGGAGAATGGGCAGACATAATTTACAAAGGATAAACTGTCGTTCAGAAAACTCCAAAGGTGTCTACTGCTTACAATATGATGATCAG AAAATTGTATCGGGCCTTCGAGACAACACAATCAAAATTTGGGATCGTTCTTCTCTTCAGTGTAACAAG GTGTTGACGGGACACACAGGGTCAGTTTTATGCTTACAGTATGATGAGCGTGTAATTATCAGTGGATCTTCAGATTCTACTGTTAGAGTGTGGGATGTTAAAACTGGAGATATGACCAATACGCTTATCCATCACTGTGAGGCTGTTCTTCATTTACGCTTTAACAATGGGATGATGGTAACGTGTTCTAAG GACCGCTCTATTGCTGTCTGGGATATGGTATCTCCAACTGAAATTAATCTAAGACGTGTTCTAGTGGGTCATAGAGCAGCTGTAAATGTTGTTGATTTTGATGAGAAATATATTGTTAGTGCATCTGGTGACAGAACCATAAAG GTGTGGAGTACAGGAACATGTGAATTTGTCCGGACACTGAATGGACATAAAAGGGGTATTGCTTGTCTCCAGTATCGGGATAGACTAGTAGTCAGTGGTTCCTCAGATAATACTATAAG GTTATGGGACATAGAGTGTGGAGCGTGTTTGCGGATACTTGAGGGTCATGAAGAATTAGTCCGCTGCATTAGATTCGACAACAAGAGGATAGTGTCTGGCGCATATGATGG GAAAATCAAGGTATGGGATCTTCAGGCTGCCTTAGATCCTCGTGCTCCTGCTGGCACCCTGTGTCTCCGAACTTTAGTG GAACATTCTGGACGAGTGTTTCGCTTGCAGTTTGATGAATTCCAGATAGTGTCCTCTTCTCATGATGACACCATCCTCATCTGGGATTTCCTTAATTGCTCTCCACCAGACTCTTCTGGGCCGCCTGGTGGCCGGGGTTGCTCACCAACTGTAGATGCAAG CTAA
- the slmb gene encoding F-box/WD repeat-containing protein 1A isoform X4, translating to METEPLLDDSLDSVEAPMTVIYDNNTSPMSVTTSGGIRGGDGVSDSEESESTTTITLSHSSGGVGGGGGGRRKKESTARYNNEREMCLQYFEKWSEQDQLEFMEHLLSRMCHYQHGHINAFLKPMLQRDFITLLPKKGLDHVAEKILSYLDAKSLREAELVCKEWHRVIADGLLWKKLIERKVRTDPLWRGLSERKGWGMYLFKPRPGEQHPGHSYYRKLYPKIIQDIQTIEANWRMGRHNLQRINCRSENSKGVYCLQYDDQKIVSGLRDNTIKIWDRSSLQCNKVRGVLTGHTGSVLCLQYDERVIISGSSDSTVRVWDVKTGDMTNTLIHHCEAVLHLRFNNGMMVTCSKDRSIAVWDMVSPTEINLRRVLVGHRAAVNVVDFDEKYIVSASGDRTIKVWSTGTCEFVRTLNGHKRGIACLQYRDRLVVSGSSDNTIRLWDIECGACLRILEGHEELVRCIRFDNKRIVSGAYDGKIKVWDLQAALDPRAPAGTLCLRTLVGVGGCI from the exons ATGGAAACTGAACCTCTTTTGGACGATAGTCTAGATTCAGTTGAG GCACCCATGACGGTGATCTATGACAACAACACATCCCCCATGAGTGTCACAACTAGTGGTGGCAttcgaggtggtgatggagtcaGTGACAGTGAAGAATCAGAATCTACTACCACAATAACCCTCAGTCACTCctcgggtggtgttggaggagggggtggggggcgtcGTAAAAAAGAATCCACTGCTCGATATAACAATGAGCGAGAGATGTGCCTTCAGTATTTTGAaaaatggagtgaacaagatcaGTTGGAATTTATGGAACACTTATTGTCACGCATGTGTCACTACCAGCATGGACACATTAATGCCTTCCTTAAACCCATGCTTCAAAGGGACTTCATTACTCTTCTTCCAA AAAAGGGTTTAGACCATGTAGCAGAAAAAATTTTAAGTTATTTAGATGCCAAGTCATTACGGGAAGCAGAGTTAGTGTGTAAAGAATGGCATCGTGTTATTGCTGACGGACTCCTATGGAAGAAATTAATAGAAAGAAAAGTACGCACAGATCCTCTTTGGAGAGGGCTCTCAGAAAGAAAGGGATG GGGTATGTATCTCTTCAAGCCAAGACCTGGGGAACAGCACCCAGGACATTCCTATTATCGAAAGCTCTACCCAAAGATTATCCAG GATATACAAACTATAGAAGCAAACTGGAGAATGGGCAGACATAATTTACAAAGGATAAACTGTCGTTCAGAAAACTCCAAAGGTGTCTACTGCTTACAATATGATGATCAG AAAATTGTATCGGGCCTTCGAGACAACACAATCAAAATTTGGGATCGTTCTTCTCTTCAGTGTAACAAGGTACGAGGG GTGTTGACGGGACACACAGGGTCAGTTTTATGCTTACAGTATGATGAGCGTGTAATTATCAGTGGATCTTCAGATTCTACTGTTAGAGTGTGGGATGTTAAAACTGGAGATATGACCAATACGCTTATCCATCACTGTGAGGCTGTTCTTCATTTACGCTTTAACAATGGGATGATGGTAACGTGTTCTAAG GACCGCTCTATTGCTGTCTGGGATATGGTATCTCCAACTGAAATTAATCTAAGACGTGTTCTAGTGGGTCATAGAGCAGCTGTAAATGTTGTTGATTTTGATGAGAAATATATTGTTAGTGCATCTGGTGACAGAACCATAAAG GTGTGGAGTACAGGAACATGTGAATTTGTCCGGACACTGAATGGACATAAAAGGGGTATTGCTTGTCTCCAGTATCGGGATAGACTAGTAGTCAGTGGTTCCTCAGATAATACTATAAG GTTATGGGACATAGAGTGTGGAGCGTGTTTGCGGATACTTGAGGGTCATGAAGAATTAGTCCGCTGCATTAGATTCGACAACAAGAGGATAGTGTCTGGCGCATATGATGG GAAAATCAAGGTATGGGATCTTCAGGCTGCCTTAGATCCTCGTGCTCCTGCTGGCACCCTGTGTCTCCGAACTTTAGTG ggggtaggtgggtgtATCTGA
- the slmb gene encoding beta-TrCP isoform X1 — METEPLLDDSLDSVEAPMTVIYDNNTSPMSVTTSGGIRGGDGVSDSEESESTTTITLSHSSGGVGGGGGGRRKKESTARYNNEREMCLQYFEKWSEQDQLEFMEHLLSRMCHYQHGHINAFLKPMLQRDFITLLPKKGLDHVAEKILSYLDAKSLREAELVCKEWHRVIADGLLWKKLIERKVRTDPLWRGLSERKGWGMYLFKPRPGEQHPGHSYYRKLYPKIIQDIQTIEANWRMGRHNLQRINCRSENSKGVYCLQYDDQKIVSGLRDNTIKIWDRSSLQCNKVRGVLTGHTGSVLCLQYDERVIISGSSDSTVRVWDVKTGDMTNTLIHHCEAVLHLRFNNGMMVTCSKDRSIAVWDMVSPTEINLRRVLVGHRAAVNVVDFDEKYIVSASGDRTIKVWSTGTCEFVRTLNGHKRGIACLQYRDRLVVSGSSDNTIRLWDIECGACLRILEGHEELVRCIRFDNKRIVSGAYDGKIKVWDLQAALDPRAPAGTLCLRTLVEHSGRVFRLQFDEFQIVSSSHDDTILIWDFLNCSPPDSSGPPGGRGCSPTVDAS, encoded by the exons ATGGAAACTGAACCTCTTTTGGACGATAGTCTAGATTCAGTTGAG GCACCCATGACGGTGATCTATGACAACAACACATCCCCCATGAGTGTCACAACTAGTGGTGGCAttcgaggtggtgatggagtcaGTGACAGTGAAGAATCAGAATCTACTACCACAATAACCCTCAGTCACTCctcgggtggtgttggaggagggggtggggggcgtcGTAAAAAAGAATCCACTGCTCGATATAACAATGAGCGAGAGATGTGCCTTCAGTATTTTGAaaaatggagtgaacaagatcaGTTGGAATTTATGGAACACTTATTGTCACGCATGTGTCACTACCAGCATGGACACATTAATGCCTTCCTTAAACCCATGCTTCAAAGGGACTTCATTACTCTTCTTCCAA AAAAGGGTTTAGACCATGTAGCAGAAAAAATTTTAAGTTATTTAGATGCCAAGTCATTACGGGAAGCAGAGTTAGTGTGTAAAGAATGGCATCGTGTTATTGCTGACGGACTCCTATGGAAGAAATTAATAGAAAGAAAAGTACGCACAGATCCTCTTTGGAGAGGGCTCTCAGAAAGAAAGGGATG GGGTATGTATCTCTTCAAGCCAAGACCTGGGGAACAGCACCCAGGACATTCCTATTATCGAAAGCTCTACCCAAAGATTATCCAG GATATACAAACTATAGAAGCAAACTGGAGAATGGGCAGACATAATTTACAAAGGATAAACTGTCGTTCAGAAAACTCCAAAGGTGTCTACTGCTTACAATATGATGATCAG AAAATTGTATCGGGCCTTCGAGACAACACAATCAAAATTTGGGATCGTTCTTCTCTTCAGTGTAACAAGGTACGAGGG GTGTTGACGGGACACACAGGGTCAGTTTTATGCTTACAGTATGATGAGCGTGTAATTATCAGTGGATCTTCAGATTCTACTGTTAGAGTGTGGGATGTTAAAACTGGAGATATGACCAATACGCTTATCCATCACTGTGAGGCTGTTCTTCATTTACGCTTTAACAATGGGATGATGGTAACGTGTTCTAAG GACCGCTCTATTGCTGTCTGGGATATGGTATCTCCAACTGAAATTAATCTAAGACGTGTTCTAGTGGGTCATAGAGCAGCTGTAAATGTTGTTGATTTTGATGAGAAATATATTGTTAGTGCATCTGGTGACAGAACCATAAAG GTGTGGAGTACAGGAACATGTGAATTTGTCCGGACACTGAATGGACATAAAAGGGGTATTGCTTGTCTCCAGTATCGGGATAGACTAGTAGTCAGTGGTTCCTCAGATAATACTATAAG GTTATGGGACATAGAGTGTGGAGCGTGTTTGCGGATACTTGAGGGTCATGAAGAATTAGTCCGCTGCATTAGATTCGACAACAAGAGGATAGTGTCTGGCGCATATGATGG GAAAATCAAGGTATGGGATCTTCAGGCTGCCTTAGATCCTCGTGCTCCTGCTGGCACCCTGTGTCTCCGAACTTTAGTG GAACATTCTGGACGAGTGTTTCGCTTGCAGTTTGATGAATTCCAGATAGTGTCCTCTTCTCATGATGACACCATCCTCATCTGGGATTTCCTTAATTGCTCTCCACCAGACTCTTCTGGGCCGCCTGGTGGCCGGGGTTGCTCACCAACTGTAGATGCAAG CTAA